The following proteins are co-located in the Gigantopelta aegis isolate Gae_Host chromosome 5, Gae_host_genome, whole genome shotgun sequence genome:
- the LOC121373366 gene encoding mucin-3A-like isoform X1 — MEITLLIFILTLYLSSPMCVAAKCPNSCICQWNQKPYDTYGKLYQVFCQGKNLISVPDLTSLLSNLHPIHLDLSGNQIKSIKKSDFAPMLSVVILNLDSNTGIQMEDSTFIHMADTLRYVSCDKTDFQFNRNFTFLRGLHRLEKLTMGENIQNQMTLPSSIFSNFNLPSLREIRFNRCNIKDITDDAFKGVDFLQTLDLTSNRLQTIPTAIRDLTNLRTLNLKLNNIKTIPSLIFQGLQKLEHIVLDGNSPLSFKNGAFAGLEESLKELSLHKCGLEDVPSRQIHHLRGLRKLNLKDNALTYVNPDSFNGMYCLSELDISRTLFPLEAGMFQRHRDCLRILMLNDRNLITVSIQILEESKKIEKIILQANKIKVLHPNAFGAVPATFLDLSYNPLIEVKQGAFNNLGSSLTIAVKNTKLRDINFVLEYKKNKFHTIMFEGTRIDCSCNLPIILGLVESSTLRGTCYTDGIGHDLNRKKEIILLQEKCARVWHRIMGMGSVSTSELPLQATTQLTQVTTPVKREDTSLRREHTVISKNTTMSEEHTVMSEQTTLMTQETTTMTQESTPMTQEITMTQEPTPITQETTLLTQETTPMTQETTMAQETTVTQETTPMTQETTLLTQKAILMTQETTMAQETTMTQETTMTQETTPMTQETTLLTQETTLTQETISMIQETTPMKQETTLLTQETTLLTQETLMTQNPIPLTRVRRSVTKETTPVTQETTPVTQETTPVIQETTPVAQETTPVTEETSPVIQETTPVTEESTPVTQETTKMTEETTRVTEETTPMTQKTTPMTEETTQMTQETTQMTQETTQMTQETTPMTKETTHMTEETTLLTQKTTTLTQETMTTQETTPMTQETTILTQETTLMTQETTPMTQETTQMIQKNTQMTEETTPMTQESTPMTQETTQMIEETTLLTQETTPMTQETTPMTQETTMTQETIPITQETSPMTQETTSLTQETTPMTQETMMTQETTPITQETSLMTQETTSLTQETTLMTQEITMTQETTPMAQETTMTQETTVTQETTPMTQETTLLTQETTPMTQETTPMTQETTLLTQETTTMTQETTPMTQEIAPITQETTPMTQEITPMTQESTPMTQETTMTQEPTPITQETTLLTQETTLMTQETMTAQETTLTQETTVTQETTPMTQETTLLTQKTTPMTQETILLTQETIPMKQETTMMAKETTPLTEKTILMTQETTPMTQETTQMTQETSPMTEETTHMTEETTLLTQKATTLTQETMTTQETTPMTQETTILTQETTPMTQETTMTQETTPKTQETTILTQETTPMTQETTQMTQESTSMTQETTMTQERTPITQETTLLTQETTPMTQETTMAQETTPMTQETTLLTQETTPMTQETTSMTQTTMTQETTPMTQETTQMTQKNTQMTETTPMTQESTPMTQETTQIIEETTLLTQETTPMTQETTPMTQETTMTQETIPITQETSPMTQETTSLTQETTPMIQETTMTQETTPITQETSLMTQETTSLTQETTLMTQEITMTQETTPMAQETTMTQETTVTQETTPMTQETTLLTQETTPMTQETTPMTQETTLLTQETTTMTKETTPMTQEIAPIIQETTPMTQETTPMTQESTPMTQETTMTQEPTPITQETTLLTQKTTPMTQETILLTQETIPMKQETTTMTKETTPLTEETILMTQETTQMTQKTTQMTEKNTQMAEETTQMTEETTLLTQETTPMTQEITLMTQETILLTQETTPMKQETTPMKRETTMMTQEATPMTQETTILTQETTPMTQETTLMAQENILLTQTTTTMTQETIPMTQETTMTQEPTPITQETTLLTQETTLMTQETMTAQETTLTQEITPMTQETTILTQETTPMTQETTLMAQENILLTQETTTMTQETIPMTQETTPMTKETTLQTQKTTLMTQETTMTQETTLMTQETTLLTQETTPVTQETTPMTQETTLLTQETTLMAQKTTMTQETTPMTQETTLLTQETTLLTQESTPMTQETILMTQETTLPIQETTRMSQESTPMTQETTLLTQETTPMTQESTLMTQEATLLTQETTLMTQKTTPMTQETTPMTQETTLLTRETILLTQETTPMKQETILLTQETILLTQETTPMKQETILLTQETTLLTQETTLLTQETLMTQNSIPLTRVRRSVTNETTPVTQETNPVTQETTSVTDKTTLVTKESSSATDKNTPVTKESTAMTSKSTAVIKESTAMTSKSTAVIKESTTVTKESTAVTNKSTAVTKESTAVTNESTAVTKQSTAVTNESTPVTKESTAVTKESTAVIKKSTAVTKESTPVTKESTAVTKESTAVTKKSTTVTKESTAVKKESTAVKKESTPVTKESTPVTKESTTPLTKESIPVTKESTAVTKESTAVTKGSTAVIKKSTAVTKESTAVTKESTPVTKKSTAVTKESTTGTKESTAVTKESTTVTKESTAVTKESTPVRKESTPVRKESTAVTKESTTVTKESTAVTKESTPVRKESTSVTNESTAVTKESTPVRKESTPVTKESTTVTKESTTVTKESTAVTKESTPVRKESTSVTNESTTVTKESTPVRKESTPVTKESTAVTKESTPVKKESTAVTKESTAVTKESTAVTKESTTVKKESTAVTNEFTPVTKESTTVTKESTAMTKESTPVKKESTAVTKESTPVRKESTAVTKQSTAVTKESTPVKKESTAVTKESTTVTNGSTAVTKESTAVTNESTPVTKESTPVTKESTAVTKESTAVTKESTAVTNKSTTVTKESTPVTNESTTVTKESTAVTKESTPVKKESTAVTKESTAVTNESTPVTKESTTVTNRSTAVTKESATVTKESTPVTKESTAVINESTAVTKESTPVTKEATTVTNESTTVTKESTAVTKESTAVKKESTAVTKESTAVTNESTPVTKESTTVTNGSTAVTKESTTVTNESTPVTKESTAVINESTAVTKESTPVTNESTAVTKESTPVTKESTAVIKESTTVTKESTAVTKEATTVTKEATTVTNESTPVIKKSTAVTTPADGETTSKSGKKDADDEVYEWASKSLMDIDLVIIAVGCIFIMVLVIIVVQQRLKLRSVMALMKREKNEERLLQDDD, encoded by the coding sequence ATGGAGATTACCTTGTTAATATTCATATTAACCCTTTATCTGTCAAGCCCAATGTGTGTGGCTGCCAAGTGTCCAAACAGTTGCATCTGTCAGTGGAACCAAAAGCCTTATGATACATATGGCAAATTGTATCAGGTGTTTTGCCAGGGTAAAAACCTCATTTCTGTACCAGACTTGACATCGCTGCTGTCAAATCTACACCCGATTCATCTGGATCTAAGTGGCAACCAGATTAAGTCCATTAAAAAATCTGACTTCGCTCCCATGTTGTCAGTTGTGATACTGAATCTCGATTCAAACACTGGAATTCAGATGGAAGACAGCACGTTTATTCACATGGCTGACACACTGAGGTATGTGAGCTGTGACAAAACAGATTTCCAGTTCAACAGGAATTTTACATTTTTGAGGGGCTTACATAGACTTGAGAAACTCACAATGGGTGAAAACATTCAAAACCAAATGACTCTACCCAGCAGTATCTTTAGTAATTTTAACCTTCCTTCACTACGTGAAATTCGGTTCAACCGCTGCAACATAAAGGACATAACAGATGATGCTTTTAAAGGTGTTGACTTTCTTCAGACATTAGATTTAACCTCCAATCGCCTTCAGACCATCCCAACAGCCATCAGAGATTTGACAAATCTCAGGACCTTGAACTTGAAACTAAACAACATTAAAACTATTCCTAGCTTAATATTCCAAGGTCTGCAGAAGCTGGAGCATATAGTTCTAGATGGGAACAGTCCGCTGTCTTTCAAAAATGGTGCTTTTGCTGGTTTGGAGGAATCGCTGAAGGAACTTTCACTTCATAAATGTGGGCTTGAAGATGTTCCAAGTCGCCAGATTCATCATTTGAGGGGTCTAAGAAAACTCAATCTGAAAGACAATGCACTAACATACGTTAATCCAGATTCCTTTAATGGGATGTACTGTCTATCAGAACTTGATATCAGCCGGACACTGTTTCCACTGGAGGCTGGAATGTTTCAAAGACACAGAGATTGTTTGAGAATTCTGATGCTCAATGACCGAAACTTGATCACAGTTTCCATCCAAATTCTCGAGGAATCcaaaaaaattgaaaagatCATCTTGCAAGCAAACAAAATCAAAGTTTTACACCCAAATGCATTTGGAGCAGTGCCTGCTACATTTCTTGATTTGTCTTACAACCCACTCATTGAAGTAAAGCAGGGTGCATTTAACAATCTGGGATCTTCACTTACAATTGCAGTCAAAAATACCAAACTGAGAGATATAAATTTTGTTCTGGAATATAAGAAAAACAAGTTTCATACCATTATGTTTGAAGGTACCAGAATAGATTGCAGCTGCAACCTGCCCATAATTCTTGGCCTTGTAGAAAGTAGTACTTTGAGAGGTACCTGTTACACTGATGGCATCGGCCATGATCTGAACAGGAAAAAGGAAATAATACTGTTACAAGAAAAATGTGCCAGAGTGTGGCACAGAATCATGGGGATGGGATCTGTAAGCACCTCAGAACTGCCCTTACAAGCAACCACCCAGCTGACACAAGTAACAACCCCAGTCAAACGTGAAGACACCTCACTAAGACGCGAACACACTGTGATATCAAAAAACACTACAATGTCTGAAGAACACACTGTAATGTCAGAACAAACTACCCTGATGACACAAGAAACCACCACGATGACACAAGAATCTACTCCAATGACACAAGAAATTACAATGACACAAGAACCTACTCCAATAACACAAGAAACTACCCTACTGACACAAGAAACTACTCCGATGACACAAGAAACTACGATGGCACAAGAAACTACAGTGACACAAGAAACTACTCCTATGACACAAGAAACCACTCTACTGACACAAAAAGCTATTCTGATGACACAAGAAACTACAATGGCACAAGAAACAACAATGACACAAGAAACTACAATGACACAAGAAACTACTCCGATGACACAAGAAACCACCCTACTGACACAAGAAACCACCCTAACACAAGAAACTATTTCGATGATACAAGAAACTACTCCGATGAAACAAGAAACCACCCTACTGACACAAGAAACCACACTACTGACACAAGAAACTTTGATGACACAAAACCCCATCCCACTGACACGGGTACGCAGATCAGTGACAAAAGAAACCACTCCAGTGACACAAGAAACCACTCCAGTGACACAAGAAACCACTCCAGTGATACAAGAAACCACTCCAGTGGCACAAGAAACAACTCCAGTCACAGAAGAAACCAGTCCAGTGATACAAGAAACAACTCCAGTGACAGAAGAATCCACTCCAGTGACACAAGAAACCACCAAGATGACAGAAGAAACCACCCGGGTGACAGAAGAAACCACCCCGATGACACAAAAAACTACTCCAATGACAGAAGAAACCACCCAGATGACACAAGAAACCACTCAGATGACACAAGAAACCACTCAGATGACACAAGAAACCACCCCGATGACAAAAGAAACCACCCATATGACAGAAGAAACCACCTTACTGACACAAAAAACTACTACGTTGACACAAGAAACTATGACGACGCAAGAAACTACCCCGATGACACAAGAAACCACCATACTGACACAAGAAACTACTTTGATGACACAAGAAACTACTCCGATGACACAAGAAACCACCCAGATgatacaaaaaaacacccagatgACGGAAGAAACCACCCCAATGACACAAGAATCTACTCCGATGACACAAGAAACCACCCAGATGATAGAAGAAACCACCCTACTGACACAAGAAACTACTCCGATGACACAAGAAACTACTCCGATGACACAAGAAACTACGATGACACAAGAGACTATTCCAATAACACAAGAAACTTCTCCGATGACACAAGAAACTACTTCGTTAACACAAGAAACTACTCCGATGACACAAGAAACTATGATGACACAAGAGACTACTCCAATAACACAAGAAACTTCTCTGATGACACAAGAAACTACTTCGTTAACACAAGAAACCACCCTGATGACACAAGAAATTACGATGACACAAGAAACTACTCCGATGGCACAAGAAACTACAATGACACAAGAAACTACAGTGACACAAGAAACTACTCCGATGACACAGGAAACTACCCTACTGACACAAGAAACTACTCCGATGACACAAGAAACTACTCCGATGACACAAGAAACCACCTTACTGACACAAGAAACTACTACGATGACGCAAGAAACTACTCCGATGACACAAGAAATTGCACCAATAACACAAGAAACTACCCCGATGACACAAGAAATTACACCGATGACACAAGAATCTACTCCGATGACACAAGAAACTACGATGACACAAGAACCTACTCCAATAACACAAGAAACCACCCTACTGACACAAGAAACTACTTTGATGACACAAGAAACTATGACAGCACAAGAAACTACATTGACACAAGAAACTACAGTGACACAAGAAACTACTCCGATGACACAGGAAACTACCCTACTGACACAAAAAACTACTCCGATGACACAAGAAACCATCCTACTGACACAAGAAACTATACCAATGAAACAAGAAACTACCATGATGGCAAAAGAAACTACTCCATTGACAGAAAAAACTATTCTGATGACACAAGAAACTACTCCAATGACACAAGAAACCACTCAGATGACACAAGAAACCTCCCCGATGACAGAAGAAACCACCCATATGACAGAAGAAACCACCTTACTGACACAAAAAGCTACTACGTTAACACAAGAAACTATGACGACACAAGAAACTACCCCGATGACACAAGAAACCACCATACTGACACAAGAAACTACTCCGATGACACAAGAAACTACGATGACACAAGAAACTACCCCGAAAACACAAGAAACCACTATACTGACACAAGAAACTACTCCAATGACACAAGAAACCACCCAGATGACACAAGAATCTACTTCGATGACACAAGAAACTACAATGACACAAGAACGTACTCCAATAACACAAGAAACTACCCTACTGACACAAGAAACTACTCCGATGACACAAGAAACTACAATGGCACAAGAAACTACTCCGATGACACAGGAAACCACCCTACTGACACAAGAAACTACTCCGATGACACAAGAAACTACTTCAATGACACAAACTACGATGACACAAGAAACTACTCCGATGACACAAGAAACCACCCAGAtgacacaaaaaaacacccagatgACAGAAACCACCCCAATGACACAAGAATCTACTCCGATGACACAAGAAACCACCCAGATAATAGAAGAAACCACCCTACTGACACAAGAAACTACTCCGATGACACAAGAAACTACTCCGATGACACAAGAAACTACAATGACACAAGAGACTATTCCAATAACACAAGAAACTTCTCCGATGACACAAGAAACTACTTCGTTAACACAAGAAACTACTCCTATGATACAAGAAACTACGATGACACAAGAGACTACTCCAATAACACAAGAAACTTCTCTGATGACACAAGAAACTACTTCGTTAACACAAGAAACCACCCTGATGACACAAGAAATTACGATGACACAAGAAACTACTCCGATGGCACAAGAAACTACAATGACACAAGAAACTACAGTGACACAAGAAACTACTCCGATGACACAGGAAACTACCCTACTGACACAAGAAACTACTCCGATGACACAAGAAACTACTCCGATGACACAAGAAACCACCCTACTGACACAAGAAACTACTACGATGACGAAAGAAACTACTCCGATGACACAAGAAATTGCACCAATAATACAAGAAACTACCCCGATGACACAAGAAACTACACCGATGACACAAGAATCTACTCCGATGACACAAGAAACTACGATGACACAAGAACCTACTCCAATAACACAAGAAACCACCCTACTGACACAAAAAACTACTCCGATGACACAAGAAACCATCCTACTGACACAAGAAACTATACCAATGAAACAAGAAACTACCACGATGACAAAAGAAACTACTCCATTGACAGAAGAAACTATTCTGATGACTCAAGAAACGACCCAGATGACACAAAAAACCACTCAAATgacagaaaaaaacacccagatGGCAGAAGAAACCACCCAGATGACAGAAGAAACCACCCTACTGACACAAGAAACCACTCCAATGACACAAGAAATTACTCTGATGACACAAGAAACCATCCTACTGACACAAGAAACTACACCAATGAAACAAGAAACTACACCAATGAAACGAGAAACTACCATGATGACACAAGAAGCTACCCCAATGACACAGGAAACCACCATACTGACACAAGAAACTACTCCGATGACACAAGAAACTACTCTGATGGCACAAGAAAACATCCTACTGACACAAACAACTACCACGATGACACAAGAAACTATTCCGATGACACAAGAAACTACGATGACACAAGAACCTACTCCAATAACACAAGAAACCACCCTACTGACACAAGAAACTACTCTAATGACACAAGAAACCATGACAGCACAAGAAACTACATTGACACAAGAAATTACCCCAATGACACAGGAAACCACCATACTGACACAAGAAACTACTCCAATGACACAAGAAACTACTCTGATGGCACAAGAAAACATCCTACTGACACAAGAAACTACCACGATGACACAAGAAACTATTCCGATGACACAAGAAACTACTCCAATGACAAAAGAAACCACTCTACAGACACAAAAAACTACTCTGATGACACAAGAAACTACAATGACACAAGAAACTACTCTGATGACACAGGAAACCACTCTACTGACACAAGAAACTACTCCAGTGACACAAGAAACTACTCCAATGACACAAGAAACCACCCTACTGACACAAGAAACTACTCTGATGGCACAAAAAACTACAATGACACAAGAAACTACTCCGATGACACAGGAAACCACCCTACTGACACAAGAAACTACTCTATTGACACAAGAAAGTACACCAATGACACAAGAAACTATTCTGATGACACAAGAAACCACCCTTCCAATACAAGAAACTACTCGGATGTCACAAGAAAGTACACCAATGACACAAGAAACCACCCTACTGACACAAGAAACTACCCCGATGACACAAGAAAGTACACTAATGACACAAGAAGCCACCCTACTGACACAAGAAACTACTTTGATGACACAAAAAACTACTCCGATGACACAAGAAACTACTCCGATGACACAAGAAACCACCCTACTGACACGAGAAACCATCCTACTGACACAAGAAACTACTCCGATGAAACAAGAAACCATCCTACTGACACAAGAAACCATCCTACTGACACAAGAAACTACTCCGATGAAACAAGAAACCATCCTTCTGACACAAGAAACCACCCTACTGACACAAGAAACCACCCTACTGACACAAGAAACTTTGATGACACAAAACTCCATCCCACTGACACGGGTACGCAGATCAGTGACAAACGAAACCACTCCAGTGACACAAGAAACCAATCCAGTGACACAAGAAACCACTTCAGTGACAGACAAAACCACTCTAGTGACAAAAGAATCCTCCTCAGCGACAGACAAAAACACCCCAGTGACAAAAGAATCCACCGCAATGACAAGCAAATCCACCGCAGTGATAAAAGAATCCACCGCAATGACAAGCAAATCCACCGCAGTGATAAAAGAATCCACCACAGTGACAAAAGAATCTACCGCAGTGACAAACAAATCCACCGCAGTAACAAAAGAATCCACCGCAGTGACAAATGAATCCACCGCAGTGACAAAACAATCCACCGCAGTGACAAACGAATCCACCCCAGTGACAAAAGAATCCACCGCAGTGACGAAAGAGTCCACTGCAGTGATAAAAAAGTCCACCGCAGTAACAAAAGAATCCACCCCAGTGACAAAAGAATCCACCGCAGTGACAAAAGAATCCACCGCAGTGACAAAAAAGTCCACCACAGTGACAAAAGAATCTACCGCAGTAAAAAAAGAATCCACCGCAGTGAAAAAAGAATCCACCCCAGTGACAAAAGAATCCACCCCAGTGACAAAAGAATCCACCACCCCACTGACAAAAGAATCCATCCCAGTAACAAAAGAATCCACCGCAGTGACAAAAGAATCCACCGCAGTGACAAAAGGATCCACTGCAGTAATAAAAAAGTCCACCGCAGTGACAAAAGAATCCACTGCAGTGACAAAAGAATCCACCCCTGTGACAAAAAAATCCACCGCAGTGACAAAAGAATCCACCACAGGGACAAAAGAATCCACCGCAGTGACAAAAGAATCCACTACAGTGACGAAAGAATCCACCGCAGTGACGAAAGAATCCACCCCAGTGAGGAAAGAATCCACCCCAGTGAGGAAAGAATCCACCGCAGTGACAAAAGAATCCACTACAGTGACAAAAGAATCCACCGCAGTGACAAAAGAATCCACCCCAGTGAGGAAAGAATCCACCTCAGTGACAAACGAATCCACCGCAGTGACAAAAGAATCCACCCCAGTGAGGAAAGAATCCACCCCAGTGACAAAAGAATCCACAACAGTGACAAAAGAATCCACTACAGTGACAAAAGAATCCACCGCAGTGACAAAAGAATCCACCCCAGTGAGGAAAGAATCCACCTCAGTGACAAACGAATCCACCACAGTGACAAAAGAATCCACCCCAGTGAGGAAAGAATCCACCCCAGTGACAAAAGAATCCACCGCAGTGACAAAAGAATCCACCCCAGTTAAAAAAGAATCCACCGCAGTGACTAAAGAATCCACCGCAGTGACAAAAGAATCCACCGCAGTGACAAAAGAATCCACTACAGTGAAAAAAGAATCCACCGCAGTGACAAACGAATTCACCCCAGTGACAAAAGAATCCACCACAGTGACAAAAGAATCCACCGCAATGACAAAAGAATCCACCCCAGTTAAAAAAGAATCCACCGCAGTGACAAAAGAATCCACCCCAGTGAGGAAAGAATCCACCGCAGTGACAAAACAATCCACCGCAGTGACAAAAGAATCCACCCCAGTTAAAAAAGAATCCACTGCAGTGACGAAAGAATCCACCACAGTGACAAACGGATCCACCGCAGTGACAAAAGAATCCACTGCAGTGACAAACGAATCCACCCCAGTGACAAAAGAATCCACCCCAGTGACAAAAGAATCCACTGCAGTGACAAAAGAATCCACCGCAGTGACAAAAGAATCCACCGCAGTGACAAACAAATCCACCACAGTGACAAAAGAATCCACCCCAGTGACAAACGAATCCACCACAGTGACAAAAGAATCCACCGCAGTGACAAAAGAATCCACCCCAGTTAAAAAAGAATCCACCGCAGTGACAAAAGAATCCACCGCAGTGACAAATGAATCCACCCCAGTGACAAAAGAATCCACCACAGTGACAAACAGATCCACCGCAGTGACGAAAGAATCCGCCACAGTGACAAAAGAATCCACCCCAGTGACAAAAGAATCCACCGCAGTGATAAACGAATCCACCGCAGTGACAAAAGAATCCACCCCAGTCACAAAAGAAGCCACCACAGTGACAAATGAATCCACCACAGTGACAAAAGAATCCACCGCAGTGACAAAAGAATCCACCGCAGTGAAAAAAGAATCCACCGCAGTGACAAAAGAATCCACTGCAGTGACAAATGAATCCACCCCAGTGACAAAAGAATCCACCACAGTGACAAACGGATCCACCGCAGTGACGAAAGAATCCACCACAGTGACAAACGAATCCACCCCAGTGACAAAAGAATCCACCGCAGTGATAAACGAATCCACCGCAGTGACAAAAGAATCCACCCCAGTGACAAACGAATCCACTGCAGTAACAAAAGAATCCACCCCAGTGACAAAAGAATCCACCGCAGTGATAAAAGAATCCACCACAGTAACAAAAGAATCCACCGCAGTGACAAAAGAAGCCACCACAGTCACAAAAGAAGCCACCACAGTGACAAATGAATCCACCCCAGTGATAAAAAAATCCACCGCAGTGACGACGCCTGCAG